The Desmodus rotundus isolate HL8 chromosome 13, HLdesRot8A.1, whole genome shotgun sequence genome has a window encoding:
- the ZNF703 gene encoding zinc finger protein 703 → MSDSPAGSNPRTPESSGSGGGGKRPVGPVAVSLLPPADPQRQANRLPIRVLKMLSAHTGHLLHPEYLQPLSSTPVSPIELDAKKSPLALLAQTCSQIGKPDPPPSSKLNSVAAAANGLGAEKDPGRSASGASSASAALKQLGDSPVEDKSSFKPYSKGSGDSRKDSGSSSVSSTSSSSSLSPGDKAGFRVPSAACTPFPPHGAPVSTSSSSSSPGGSRGGSPHHSDCKNGGGGGGSGELDKKDQESKPSPEAVAVSRGSSGEPGTHGGGAEVGASGRKSEPPSALVGAGHVAPVSPYKPGHSVFPLPPSSIGYHGSIVGAYAGYPSQFVPGLDPSKSGLVGGQLSGGLGLPPGKPPSSSPLTGASPPSFLQGLCRDPYCLGGYHSASHLGGSSCSTCSAHDPAGPSLKAGGYPLVYPGHPLQPAALSSSAAQAALPGHPLYTYGFMLQNEPLPHSCNWVAASGPCDKRFATSEELLSHLRTHTALPGAEKLLATYPGASGLGSAAAAAAAAASCHLHLPPPSAPGSPGSLSLRSPHTLGLSRYHPYGKSHLSTAGGLAMPSLPTAGPYYSPYALYGQRLASASALGYQ, encoded by the exons ATGAGCGATTCGCCCGCTGGATCTAACCCAAGGACACCCGAAagcagcggcagcggcggcggcgggaaGAGGCCGGTGGGGCCGGTAGCGGTGTCCCTCCTGCCACCGGCGGACCCCCAGCGCCAGGCGAACCGGCTCCCTATCAGGGTCCTGAAGATGCTGAGCGCTCACACCGGCCACCTCCTGCATCCGGAGTACCTGCAGCCGCTGTCTTCCACTCCCGTCAGCCCCATAGAG CTGGACGCCAAGAAGAGTCCTTTGGCGCTGCTGGCCCAGACTTGCTCGCAAATCGGCAAGCCGGACCCGCCGCCCTCGTCGAAACTCAACTCGGTGGCGGCGGCTGCCAACGGGCTAGGAGCAGAGAAGGACCCTGGCCGCTCCGCCTCCGGAGCCTCCTCCGCGTCTGCGGCGCTCAAGCAGCTGGGCGACTCCCCGGTCGAGGACAAGTCCAGCTTCAAGCCCTACTCCAAGGGCTCCGGCGATTCCCGTAAAGACAGCGGCTCATCCTCTGTGTCCTCCACTTCTTCCTCATCCTCCTTGTCCCCGGGAGACAAGGCAGGCTTCAGGGTCCCCAGCGCCGCCTGCACGCCCTTTCCTCCGCATGGAGCGCCAGTCTCCACGTCGTCGTCTTCGTCCTCGCCCGGTGGTTCCCGGGGTGGCTCCCCGCACCATTCTGACTGCAAGAACGGCGGCGGTGGGGGTGGCAGCGGGGAGCTGGACAAGAAAGACCAGGAGTCCAAGCCCAGCCCGGAGGCTGTAGCCGTGAGCCGCGGCAGCAGTGGGGAGCCTGGCACACACGGCGGCGGTGCGGAGGTCGGGGCCTCTGGGCGCAAGTCGGAGCCGCCCTCGGCGCTGGTGGGGGCTGGCCACGTGGCGCCGGTGTCACCCTACAAACCGGGCCACTCGGTTTTCCCGCTGCCACCCTCCAGCATCGGCTACCACGGCTCCATCGTGGGCGCCTACGCCGGCTACCCCTCTCAGTTCGTGCCTGGCCTGGATCCTAGCAAGTCTGGCCTTGTGGGAGGCCAGCTGTCGGGGGGCCTGGGCCTGCCACCTGGCAAgccccccagctccagcccactCACCGGCGCCTCCCCGCCCTCCTTCCTGCAGGGATTATGCCGCGACCCCTACTGCCTGGGAGGTTACCACAGCGCCTCGCACCTTGGTGGCTCTAGCTGCTCCACTTGCAGTGCGCACGACCCAGCCGGGCCCAGCCTGAAGGCCGGGGGCTATCCACTGGTGTACCCCGGGCACCCGCTGCAGCCCGCCGCACTCTCGTCCAGTGCCGCCCAGGCTGCGCTCCCGGGCCATCCCCTCTACACCTACGGCTTCATGCTGCAGAATGAACCGCTGCCTCACAGCTGCAACTGGGTAGCGGCCAGCGGGCCCTGCGACAAGCGCTTTGCCACCTCAGAGGAGCTGCTCAGCCACCTACGGACTCACACGGCCCTGCCGGGCGCAGAGAAACTTCTGGCCACCTACCCTGGGGCCTCGGGCCTGGGCAGCGCCgctgcagcagctgcagcggCTGCCTCCTGCCATCTGCACCTCCCCCCGCCCTCCGCCCCCGGCAGCCCCGGGTCGCTGTCATTGCGGAGTCCACACACTTTGGGGCTAAGCCGGTACCACCCCTATGGCAAGAGCCACTTATCCACAGCTGGAGGCCTGGCCATGCCGTCCCTCCCCACAGCCGGACCCTACTACTCGCCATACGCCCTGTACGGGCAGAGACTAGCCTCAGCCTCCGCGCTTGGATACCAGTAA